The Alloyangia pacifica DNA segment TCGCCAACTACGTCGAGGTGCTCTCGGAGGGGAAATTCTTCCGCTGGTTCCTGAACTCCAGCCTCGTCGCGGTCTGCGTCACCCTGTCGAACTGCTTCTTCGACAGCCTCGTCGGCTACACGCTCGCCAAGTTCCGCTTCCGCGGCCGTCAGTTCGTGTTCATCGCCATCCTCTCGACGCTGATGATCCCGACCGAGATGCTGGTGATCCCGTGGTACCTCATGGCCTCGAACCTCGGCTGGCTCGACACCTACTGGGGCATCATGTTCCCCGGCATGATGACCGCCTTCGGCACCTTTCTGATGAAGCAGTTCTTCGAGACCGTGCCCGACGATTTCATCGAGGCGGCGCGGATCGATGGGCTCAACGAGTTCACCATCTGGTGGCGCATCGCGATGCCGCTGGTCACCCCAGCGCTCTCGGCGCTCGCGATCTTCACCTTCCTCGGCAACTGGACCGCCTTCTTCTGGCCGCTGATCTCGATCACCTCGAGCGAGCTTTACACGCTTCCGGTGGGGCTCACCTCCTTCGCGGTGGAGCAGTCGATCCAGTGGGAGATGATCATGACCGGCGCGGCGCTGGCCACGATCCCGACGCTGATCGTCTTCCTGCTGCTGCAACGCTACATCGTCCGCGGCGTCATGCTGGCGGGCCTGAAAGGATGACCGGCATGACCGATCCTAGCCACGCCGACACCTCGGTGTTCCCCGACCCGGTCTACAAGGACACGGTGCTCGCTCCGCTCTTCGCTCATGCCAAGGACGATCACGCCGAGGGCTTCCGCCGCATCGACCGGGCGCATCTGGTCATGCTCGTGCGCACCGGCATCCTGCCGCGCGCCGTGGCGGCTGAGATCGCCCGGGCGCTCGTCGCCATCGATGCCGAGATCGACCCGGCCGAGCTCGTCTATACCGGCGAGGTCGAGGACTATTTCTTCCTGCGCGAGGCCGAACTGAAGACGCGCGTCGGCCCCGACACCGGCGGGCGGCTGCACACGGCGCGCTCGCGCAACGACATCGACCACACGCTGTTCAAGATGGCCCTCAAGGCGCGGATCGATGCGCTGCTGGCCGAGGCGCGGGCGCTGCTGGCCGCCCTGACCGAGACCGCCGCGCGCGAGGCGGAGACGCTGATCGTCGCCTACACCCACGGCCAGCCTGCCCAGCCCACCACCTTCGGGCATTACCTCGGCGCGGCGATCGAGGTGCTGATCCGTGACATGGCGCGGCTCGAGGCGGCTCGCGAGATCTGCGATCTGTGCTCCATGGGGGCGGCGGCGATCACCACCTCGGGCTTCCCGCTCGACCGCGCATTGGTGGCCGAACTGCTCGGCTTCGCCGCACCGCAGCGCAACTCCTATTCCTGCATCGCGGCGGTGGACTACACCACGGCGACCTATTCCGCGGTCGAGCTGATCTTCCTGCACCTCGGGCGGCTGGTGCAGGACCTTCAGGTCTGGTCGAGCTTCGAGGTCGCGCAGATCCACGTGCCCAATGCCTTCGTTCAGATCTCGTCGATCATGCCACAGAAGCGCAACCCGGTGCCCATCGAGCACATGCGCCACCTCGCGTCGCAGACGGTGGGCAAGGCACGGATGATGAAGGACATCATGCACAACACGCCCTTCACCGACATGAACGACAGCGAGGGCGAGAGCCAGTCGGCAGGCTACGGCGCCTTCGACACCGGCAGCCGGGTGCTGCGCCTGTTGGCGGCGCTGGTCCCGAGCCTGAGGGTCAACGAGGCCCGGGTCGCGGCCAACATCGACCGCGCCTGCATCACCATCACCGAGCTCGCCGACACGCTCGTCCGGCGCGAGGGGCTCTCGTTCCGGCTCGCGCACGAGATCGCCGCCGATACGGCGCGGGCGGTTGTGGCGGCAGAGACCAGCCTCGCGGCGGGCGGCTTCGCGCCCTTCGCCGCCGCCTTCGCCGCCCATGCCGGGCGTGCCTCCACCCTCGACGAGACGAGCTTTCGTGAGATCGTCTCGCCGCGTTACTTCGTGTCGGTGCGCGACCGGTTCGGCGGGCCCGCGCCCGCGGCCATGGCCGAGGCCCTCGCCAGTTACCGCGAGGCGCTGGCCGGGTTCACTGCGCGGGCCGAGGCACTGGCCGCGAAGGAAACCCGCGCCGCCGCCGCGCTCGAGGCGGCATTCAACGAACTGACGGAGGCGCGCTGATGGCCACCATCCAGCTGAGCAAGCTCACCAAGGCCTACGGGCGCACCCGGGTGATCCACGGCATCGACCTCGACATCCCCGACGGCGAATTCGTGGTCTTCGTCGGCCCCTCGGGCTGCGGCAAGTCCACCACCCTGAGGATGATCGCCGGGCTCGAGGAGGTTTCGGACGGCGACATCTCCATCGGCGGCCGCCGGGTCAACGAGGTGGACCCCAAGCAGCGCGACATCGCCATGGTGTTCCAGAACTACGCGATCTATCCGCACATGAGCGTGCGCCAGAATATCGCCTTTGGCCTCTACACCTCGAAGCTGTCCAAGGCGGCAAAGGCGCAGCGCGTCGAGGAGGCGGCGGCGACGCTCGGGTTGACGCCGCTGCTCGAGCGGCGGCCATCGGCGCTGTCGGGCGGGCAGCGCCAGCGCGTGGCCATCGGGCGCGCCATGGTGCGCGACCCCGCGGCCTTTCTTTTCGACGAGCCGCTTTCCAACCTCGACGCACAACTCCGCGCGCAGATGCGCATCGAGATCAAGGCGCTGCACCAACGGCTCGGCACGACCATCGCCTACGTGACCCACGATCAGGTCGAGGCGATGACCATGGCCGACCGCATCGTGGTGATGCGTGACGGCCATATCCTGCAGGCCGCACCTCCTATGGAGATCTACGACAACCCGGTCGACATCTTCACCGCGCGCTTCATCGGCACCCCCTCGATGAACATTTTCCCGGCGCAACAGTCGGGCGGCGTGGTGACGCTGGCGGAAGGGGAACCGGCGGTGATGGCTGGCGTCCGGCCGCAGGATCTCAGGGTCGGCGTGCCCAGCAGGTCATCCGCCATTGTTCTTGAGGGCACCGTGACGGTCACCGAACCGCTCGGGCACGAGACGCTGGTGCATTTCACCGCGCAGGGCCACGACTTTATCGCAAGCGCGCCGGGCCATTCCGGCGCCGCACCTGGACAGCGGATCCAGGCCGGGGCGGCGGCGGGCACGGTCCATCTGTTCGACCCAGCGACCGAGAAGGCGGTGGGCCGGGCGTGACGGGCTTCGATCTTTTCCTGACCTCCACGCGCGACCTCCCGGCTGCCGGTCGCCGGGACCTCGCCGGTCTGCTGCGCGGCGCGGACGTGTCCAAGGGCGCGCTTGATCCGCGGGCATGCTGCCTGTTCGGAGCGGATGTCGGCGGCACCAAGGTACAGTCGGTGCTCACCGATCTCGAGGGCACGGTCCTCGCAGAGGCGCGCGATGCGACCCCGCATGTGGGCGGCGATGCTGTTCTGGAGTTGATCTCGGACCATCTTGCCGCGCTCTGTTGCGGCAGGACGGTCGGCGCGGCGGGTGTCGGCTTGCCGGGTGCGATCGATCCGGTGACGGGCGTGCTCGCGCGCGCGCCCAACCTGCGCGGTCTCGAGGGGCGGGCGATGCCGGCGCTCCTGTCCGACCGGCTGGGGTTGCCGGTCGCGGTTGAGAATGACGTCAATCTGGCCGCCCTCGGCGAGAGCTGGCTTGGCCACGGGGCGCAGGGCTCTCGCGCTGCGGAAGCTGGGCTTGCCTTCATTGCGCTCGGAACCGGCATCGGCATGGGTCTCGCCTTCGGCGACCGGCTGCTGCGCGGCGTCGGCGGCGCCGCGGGAGAGATTGCCTGTCTGCCCATCGGTGGTGATCCTTACAGCCCGCGCGCCCGCAGCCTTGGCACGCTCGAAAGCGTGGTGGCGGGGCAGGTCCTCGTCGAGGACTACAGGGCGAGGGGCGGTGCCCGCGAGGGCAGCCTGCGGGATCTGAGCCGTGCTGGCGTCGCGGACCCGGTGCTTGACGCCACGCTCAACGTTCTCGCGGAAAGGCTCGCTTTGGCGGTCCTGTCGGTGGGCGCGGTGCTCGACCCGGCGCTTGTCGTTTTCGGCGGTGGCATCGGCTCGCGTCCGGAAATCGTGGCCCGGGTGGGCGAGGCGCTGGCCCGTCTCGGCGCGCCGGTGCCGGAGCTGCGGATCAGCCTGCTCGGCAATCGCGCCGGTGCGATCGGCGCGGTGCGCGCGGCGCGGCTTGCGCTGGCCGATGCGCTGGAGCGGCCATGACCCAGCGCGCCTTGTACCGCCCGGCGCTGGTCGTACTGGAAAGCCCCGAAGCGGTGGCCGCCGAGGTCGCCCAGCGGATCCTGCGCTTCGTCGAGACACGGGCGCACCCCGTTCTCGGTCTTGCGACCGGCCGTACACCGCTGGCCGTCTACGCTCGTCTCGCAGCGGCGCATCGCGCCGGAACCAGCTTTGCGGCGGTCGAGAGCTTCAACCTCGATGAGTACTTCGGCCTTGGACCGGCGCACCCCGGGGCCTTTGCGTGCTACATGCGGCGGCACTTCTTCGAGCAGGTAGACATGCTGGCCGGGCATGGTCACGTGCCCTCCGGGCTTGGCGATCCTGCCTTGGAGGCGCGCGCGTACGAGGCGACGATCGCCGCGGCCGGAGGCATCGGCCTGCAACTGCTCGGGATAGGACGAAACGGGCATATCGGATTCAACGAGCCGGGCTCTGAGTTCGACAGTCGGACCCGGATCGTCACCCTCGACGAGAGCACCCGCAGGGCCAATGCCAAGGACTTTCCCGAAGGCACCGAAGTCCCGCGCGAGGCGATCACGATGGGCATCGGCACCATTCTCGAGGCCCGGCGGATCGTGCTGGTCGCGACCGGCGAGGCAAAAAGCGAGGCGCTGCACGCGGCCTTTCATCGCCCGCCCTCGCGCGGGTGCCCCGCCTCGGCCCTGCAGTTGCACCCCCGCGTAGAGCTCGTCTGCGACGTGGGTGCGGCACAAGGGCTTCGGCTCTAGGGGCGGTATCGCGACAGTCCAAGGTGACTGCGGGGGCTAACGGCAAATGGCAGCGCTCGCAGATCGGCGCTCGAAGGCGAGAGCACTGCGCATCTTGCCATGTCCTGCCTGCACTCTTCCGTCTCTTACCGATAGCCCCATGGATCAGCCCTTCGTTTCCAAGGCAGAGCGCGCAGTGCCAGCTCGTGCCGCGACCACGGCTCCAGGGGGGGGTGGAGAGGGGAGCCCGCTACGGAACGTCATTCACCCCGCGACTGATGATCCGTCGAAAAGGTCAAAGTGGTAAGACCTCTTTAGGATTCTATTGTTCCCCAAGTCGTTCAAGAAAAATAAATGGAAACAGATATTTAAACTACAAAACCGGGACGCTTTTCGGGCGGCAATACCCGGCCAAGCCAGCGTGCTCAAAAATTGGTTGGCAACCCGGTCGGCAAGAGGTTCACTTTGGTCAGCCAGGAGGAGGCGGCAGGGATGAGCGAGCTTGAGACAGCTCAATCGGAAAAGGGAACCGACCGGGTCATCGCGTATTTCAAGGACGCGCTGATGACCGGTGACCTGCGCGTCGGCGACCGGCTGAAGTCCGAGCGCGATCTCGCCCGGGAGCTGGAAGTCGGTCGCCCGCTGCTGCGCGAGGTGATCCGTTCGCTCGCCATGCTCGGCATGCTCGACGTACGGCACGGCAGTGGCACCTACGTGCGGCAAGCCAATCTCGGGACGGTGTCGGATTTCTTTACGTTCTGCCTCGCTCAGCAGCAGGACATGCTCGACGACGTGATGGAGGCGCGGATCGGCATCGAATGCCAGGCGATCCGGCTCGCCTGCACGCGGGCAAACGAGGTCGATCTCGCGCGGATCGGCCAGTGGTTCGGCGCGCTGATCGACACGCTGGACGATCCCGAGGCGGGCGGCCGCGCGGATTTCATGTTCCACCGTTCGATCGTGGCGGCGAGCCACAGCAGCTCGCTGATCACCCTTTACGGCGCCCTGTCCGAGTTGCTTAGACGCAGCCACGTGCAGCGGCGCAAGACGGTCTACCATGAGCGCTCCGTGGTCGGAGACCTTGTGGAAGCGCATCGGGAGGTCTTCCTCTCGATCGTTGCGAAGGACCCGGAGGCCGCGGACAAGCGCCTGCGGGAGCATTTCGCGATTGGCGACGAGTTGCGTCGCAGGAGCCTGATCGACAGCTACCGAAAAGGTCTCAAGAAAGCTTAGGACGACAAGCGAAGGGAGGAGAATATGTTCGCTTTTTCTGCTCGGCAGCTTCTGGCTGCCGCGACAATCGGC contains these protein-coding regions:
- a CDS encoding FadR/GntR family transcriptional regulator, yielding MSELETAQSEKGTDRVIAYFKDALMTGDLRVGDRLKSERDLARELEVGRPLLREVIRSLAMLGMLDVRHGSGTYVRQANLGTVSDFFTFCLAQQQDMLDDVMEARIGIECQAIRLACTRANEVDLARIGQWFGALIDTLDDPEAGGRADFMFHRSIVAASHSSSLITLYGALSELLRRSHVQRRKTVYHERSVVGDLVEAHREVFLSIVAKDPEAADKRLREHFAIGDELRRRSLIDSYRKGLKKA
- a CDS encoding carbohydrate ABC transporter permease, producing the protein MAVVETSAAEARAGLPMSKIRPARILLWTVLFIGGMLMITPILFMFSTSLKSAGQIYDLRLIPQDPSFANYVEVLSEGKFFRWFLNSSLVAVCVTLSNCFFDSLVGYTLAKFRFRGRQFVFIAILSTLMIPTEMLVIPWYLMASNLGWLDTYWGIMFPGMMTAFGTFLMKQFFETVPDDFIEAARIDGLNEFTIWWRIAMPLVTPALSALAIFTFLGNWTAFFWPLISITSSELYTLPVGLTSFAVEQSIQWEMIMTGAALATIPTLIVFLLLQRYIVRGVMLAGLKG
- a CDS encoding glucosamine-6-phosphate deaminase, with the translated sequence MTQRALYRPALVVLESPEAVAAEVAQRILRFVETRAHPVLGLATGRTPLAVYARLAAAHRAGTSFAAVESFNLDEYFGLGPAHPGAFACYMRRHFFEQVDMLAGHGHVPSGLGDPALEARAYEATIAAAGGIGLQLLGIGRNGHIGFNEPGSEFDSRTRIVTLDESTRRANAKDFPEGTEVPREAITMGIGTILEARRIVLVATGEAKSEALHAAFHRPPSRGCPASALQLHPRVELVCDVGAAQGLRL
- a CDS encoding ROK family protein — protein: MTGFDLFLTSTRDLPAAGRRDLAGLLRGADVSKGALDPRACCLFGADVGGTKVQSVLTDLEGTVLAEARDATPHVGGDAVLELISDHLAALCCGRTVGAAGVGLPGAIDPVTGVLARAPNLRGLEGRAMPALLSDRLGLPVAVENDVNLAALGESWLGHGAQGSRAAEAGLAFIALGTGIGMGLAFGDRLLRGVGGAAGEIACLPIGGDPYSPRARSLGTLESVVAGQVLVEDYRARGGAREGSLRDLSRAGVADPVLDATLNVLAERLALAVLSVGAVLDPALVVFGGGIGSRPEIVARVGEALARLGAPVPELRISLLGNRAGAIGAVRAARLALADALERP
- a CDS encoding ABC transporter ATP-binding protein produces the protein MATIQLSKLTKAYGRTRVIHGIDLDIPDGEFVVFVGPSGCGKSTTLRMIAGLEEVSDGDISIGGRRVNEVDPKQRDIAMVFQNYAIYPHMSVRQNIAFGLYTSKLSKAAKAQRVEEAAATLGLTPLLERRPSALSGGQRQRVAIGRAMVRDPAAFLFDEPLSNLDAQLRAQMRIEIKALHQRLGTTIAYVTHDQVEAMTMADRIVVMRDGHILQAAPPMEIYDNPVDIFTARFIGTPSMNIFPAQQSGGVVTLAEGEPAVMAGVRPQDLRVGVPSRSSAIVLEGTVTVTEPLGHETLVHFTAQGHDFIASAPGHSGAAPGQRIQAGAAAGTVHLFDPATEKAVGRA
- the argH gene encoding argininosuccinate lyase translates to MTDPSHADTSVFPDPVYKDTVLAPLFAHAKDDHAEGFRRIDRAHLVMLVRTGILPRAVAAEIARALVAIDAEIDPAELVYTGEVEDYFFLREAELKTRVGPDTGGRLHTARSRNDIDHTLFKMALKARIDALLAEARALLAALTETAAREAETLIVAYTHGQPAQPTTFGHYLGAAIEVLIRDMARLEAAREICDLCSMGAAAITTSGFPLDRALVAELLGFAAPQRNSYSCIAAVDYTTATYSAVELIFLHLGRLVQDLQVWSSFEVAQIHVPNAFVQISSIMPQKRNPVPIEHMRHLASQTVGKARMMKDIMHNTPFTDMNDSEGESQSAGYGAFDTGSRVLRLLAALVPSLRVNEARVAANIDRACITITELADTLVRREGLSFRLAHEIAADTARAVVAAETSLAAGGFAPFAAAFAAHAGRASTLDETSFREIVSPRYFVSVRDRFGGPAPAAMAEALASYREALAGFTARAEALAAKETRAAAALEAAFNELTEAR